The genomic segment ACAGACCCGTCCCGGCGAGGCCCGCGGGCGCACCGCCGCCGCCGGCCCAAAGCTCAAAGTTGGCGCCCGGCATCTTCTCCCACCTCTTCGGAACCGTAGGCGCGGTGGCGCGCGATTCCTCGGGCCACCTCGCGGCCGCCACATCCACCGGCGGCATGCAGGGCAAGTTGCCAGGCCGCATCGGCGACTCGCCCATTCTCGGCGCCGGGACCTATGCCGATGACAAAGGCTGCGCGGTTTCCGGCACCGGCGTGGGCGAGTACTTCATTCGCTTGTCACTCGCGCACCAGGTGGGCGAGCTATGCCGCAAAGGCGAAGCGCCGCAGCACGCGGCCGACCAGCTCATCCACACCGATCTCCCCGCGCTCCCGGGCGGGGAAGGCGGCGTGATCGTGCTGGGCCGCACGGGCATGCCGGTGTGGAGCAACAACACATTGGGCATGTTCCATGCGCGACAGATTCAGGGCGGCCAGCCCGAGGTGTGGGTGAAGTAGGCACCTCCGGTGCGGCCACTGCGGCCCTGGCGCCATTCTCGGCTCGGTGGGCTTTGTGGTTTCCCACCCTGTCGATGGAAAGAAGCCGATAGGATGGGGCACCGACAGAACCCTTCTAGCTCGCCGGCGAAAGCGTTCCCGCCAGGTCGAGATCGATGTGCACTTCCTTCGCGACCTTCAGGATCATGATGCTCGGATCCTTCAGTCCCCACTTCACGTAGGGCACGATAAAGCTGCCCTTGGCGGTCACGTTCGTGCCGTCGATGTGCACCTGCATAGGCACCGTAAGATCGTGCGGCGTGCCATGTAGCGTAAAGGTGCCCGACACCTGGATGTTCGAATCGCCGCTTGGCGCGATCGTGCCCTGGTAAGACTTCGGCTCGAAAGTGACGTCAGCATAGTGCTCAACGTCCAGAACATCGGAGTGCATCTTCTTGTCACGGCTCTTGTCGTTACTATCGCCGCTCGAAGCGGAGACCACGATCGAGCCGGACATCGAAGGCACGCTACGGTCGAACTGGATGCTTCCCTTGCTCACGTGGAATGTGCCGTGCACTTCGTGACCTGTGCCGACAAGGCCGAAGTTCACCTTGCTGGCGTCAGGGCTTACGGTCATGGTCTGCTTTTGTGCATAGGCGAGAGCTGCGAATGAAAGCAGAAGAGTGATGCAGAACTTGCCGAACAACTTCATTGCTTCGTCTCCTGTGAAATAAGTGGTGCAGTCGATGTACGTGCCTGCATGAACCAGAGGCTCACGGACGCGATTTGCTGATCGCTGAGATATTCGTGACCAGGCATGTCTGTTGCGCGAATCCCGAATCGAGCGATGCGGGCGAAATGTGCCTGCCGCGCGCCGGCATCGGCGTCACGCACATAGCGAAGTGGGCCGCTACGCAGATCCAACGGAGGCGTGGTGAAACTTGCGCCCCACTTGCGCCGCGTCACGCCGTTTGGATCGTGGCAGGTAGCGCAGAAGACGTGATACACCTGCGCGCCTTCCGCAGCGCTTGCACGGTGCATGGCTGCATCAGAAGGACTCCATGCGTCTTGCTCCGCTGCGTGCTGCTGCAGGTCGCCGCTATGCAGGGAGGCGAGATACGCGACAAGATCATCGCCGCGCTCATCGTCGAATAGGAATCCGTATGACGGCATTATCGAACGTCCGCTGATTTCGGCCGGAGTGATGAGGTGAACCTTCAGCCATAGCGGCGAGCGGCGCGCGCCCACCTCCGCGAGATCGGGCCCCTGGCGGCGGTTCCCGATCAGAGGGGGTTTCTCGAGATGAATCTGCTCAAGGCTCTCCGTCGGTCCCCACATCAACACGTCGGCAGTATTCGGGCGAACGTAATGCGAGTGACAGTGAATGCAGCCCTCCGAGATGTAAACCTCGCGGCCGCGTTCAGCCTGCGATAACTCTGGAGCGGCATGCCGCCGGTCTGCTGCGCTTAGAACAAGCGCGGCGAGCCCCGCGCCTCCGAGGGCGATCACTTCCTTCCCTCGTTCGCGGAAAAGATAAAAGAGCGCAGGCCCCAGAACGACCACTCCGGCAGCGGCTACGAACGCGAGCGGCACGTGACCCAGGTTCTGTCCCATGCCGATGCCGAGCGCCGACCCGATCCATCCTGCAACCGCGTAGATGAGTCCCGCCTGGCGGCCACGCTGTACCGGCGATATCGCGCTAGTCAGGAACGACGGATACGCCACCAGTGCGACAGAGTAAAGCGACACTCCCGCCGGATAGAACAGCGAGGCCTGCAGTGCGTGTGCGGGATTCATCAGAAGAATGCAAGCAATTGCCAGCACAACGAACGCGCCCGCAAGTACGAATCCAAAACCTTTGCGCGTAAGTAGAAGTGCCGCCAGCAGAGCCACTCCAAGGTGGAT from the Occallatibacter riparius genome contains:
- a CDS encoding YceI family protein translates to MKLFGKFCITLLLSFAALAYAQKQTMTVSPDASKVNFGLVGTGHEVHGTFHVSKGSIQFDRSVPSMSGSIVVSASSGDSNDKSRDKKMHSDVLDVEHYADVTFEPKSYQGTIAPSGDSNIQVSGTFTLHGTPHDLTVPMQVHIDGTNVTAKGSFIVPYVKWGLKDPSIMILKVAKEVHIDLDLAGTLSPAS
- a CDS encoding cbb3-type cytochrome c oxidase subunit II; protein product: MRTRAMDGWRGVTLIAITYVYFLIFAQFAFLARLAELGVAGVGVKIVLAAMAVGGVLASLLAPGLVLFAVHATGVRAGFALCGAAALLSLLALNTAAAACIAFLIGVGVGLLTVTLVTHLRDWTGTEHALLKVGLGTGLGYFACNVPWLFAATPERQAIVAAILCAIGLWVAGDPVPAPERAVTLPRTSFARVLAGFAALVWLDSAAFYIIQHAPALKAGTWMGAAHLWTNAVIHLGVALLAALLLTRKGFGFVLAGAFVVLAIACILLMNPAHALQASLFYPAGVSLYSVALVAYPSFLTSAISPVQRGRQAGLIYAVAGWIGSALGIGMGQNLGHVPLAFVAAAGVVVLGPALFYLFRERGKEVIALGGAGLAALVLSAADRRHAAPELSQAERGREVYISEGCIHCHSHYVRPNTADVLMWGPTESLEQIHLEKPPLIGNRRQGPDLAEVGARRSPLWLKVHLITPAEISGRSIMPSYGFLFDDERGDDLVAYLASLHSGDLQQHAAEQDAWSPSDAAMHRASAAEGAQVYHVFCATCHDPNGVTRRKWGASFTTPPLDLRSGPLRYVRDADAGARQAHFARIARFGIRATDMPGHEYLSDQQIASVSLWFMQARTSTAPLISQETKQ